The following coding sequences are from one Capsicum annuum cultivar UCD-10X-F1 chromosome 3, UCD10Xv1.1, whole genome shotgun sequence window:
- the LOC107863159 gene encoding pentatricopeptide repeat-containing protein At5g40400 isoform X1, whose amino-acid sequence MNLMNKLIISTCSNGQLVINSKNLHSRLNFSSLSSNCVQILTDYNESAKPISNPLHSFLPKTQNPQNTVSLICSALKNRENDHFALLRKTVQENGLVSYLSNNEISRVLLRCQSDSYSALSFFKWAKNDLGVKPNTQNYCLVIHILTWTKNFSQAMKLLSELVDLQRDGVESTLDVFESLVSLSGLCNWDPVVFDMLIKAFLKENMVKDGYRAFRKMVKRGICPSVITMNCLLTGLSKLNYSKKCWEVYTEMERIGVHPNSCTFNILTHVLCKDEDVSKVNDFLEKMEEEGFQPDIVTYNTLVSSYCRKGRMKDAVHLYQIMYVRCVSPDLFTYTSLINGFSRKGNVRDAHQLFIRMVDRGLKPDIILYNTLISGYCKEGMMQEARFLLHDMIGEGMYPDKFTCSVLVQGYQKQDNLVSAVNLVTELQRFGFVVSRDIYDYLIAALCMENRPFAAKALIDRVSGDRYEPGNIVYGELIESFCRCNFPDEALCLKAEMVSKDLKLDLGTYRAIIKCLCKSGRSMEANSLMREMTDCHMPPDIEVCRALINGHCVENNFREAQSLLSFFAQEFKIFDTVCYNAIIRLISAEGDIAKLMKFQDKMRKVGFAPNQLTCKYVIDGLQKAVRVHKINI is encoded by the coding sequence ATGAATCTAATGAACAAATTAATTATATCAACATGTTCAAATGGACAATTAGTCATTAATTCCAAGAATCTGCATTCAAGATTGAATttttcatcattatcatcaaattgtgTCCAAATTCTAACAGATTATAATGAGTCTGCTAAACCCATTTCAAACCCTCTTCACAGCTTCCTACCTAAAACCCAAAACCCCCAAAACACAGTTAGTCTAATCTGTTCAGCTCTAAAGAACAGAGAAAATGACCATTTTGCCCTCCTGAGAAAAACTGTTCAAGAAAATGGGCTTGTTAGTTATCTTAGTAATAATGAAATCTCTAGGGTGTTGTTGAGATGCCAGTCTGATTCATATAGTGCTCTTAGTTTCTTCAAATGGGCCAAGAATGATTTGGGTGTGAAGCCAAACACTCAAAATTATTGTCTTGTTATTCATATATTGACTTGGACAAAGAACTTTTCACAAGCAATGAAACTTTTGTCTGAATTGGTTGATTTGCAAAGAGATGGAGTGGAGAGTACTTTGGATGTGTTTGAAAGTTTGGTTTCGTTGAGCGGTTTATGTAATTGGGATCCTGTTGTGTTTGACATGTTAATTAAGGCTTTTCTTAAAGAGAATATGGTGAAGGATGGGTATAGAGCTTTTAGAAAGATGGTGAAGCGTGGGATTTGCCCGAGTGTTATTACTATGAACTGTCTTTTAACTGGTCTTTCGAAGTTGAATTATAGCAAAAAATGTTGGGAAGTTTATACTGAAATGGAAAGAATTGGGGTGCACCCGAATTCATGTACGTTCAATATATTAACTCATGTTTTGTGCAAGGATGAAGATGTGAGCAAGGTTAATGACTTCTTGGAGAAAATGGAGGAAGAAGGGTTTCAACCTGATATAGTTACATATAATACATTAGTTAGTAGCTATTGTAGGAAAGGAAGAATGAAAGATGCAGTTCACTTGTATCAAATTATGTACGTTAGATGCGTATCACCGGATTTGTTCACGTATACGTCTTTGATAAATGGCTTTAGCAGAAAGGGAAATGTGAGGGATGCTCATCAGTTGTTTATAAGGATGGTTGACAGAGGGTTAAAACCAGATATTATTTTGTATAACACTCTTATTTCTGGTTACTGCAAAGAGGGGATGATGCAAGAGGCACGTTTTCTGTTGCATGACATGATTGGAGAAGGTATGTACCCTGATAAGTTCACTTGTTCAGTTCTTGTACAAGGATATCAAAAACAAGATAATTTGGTTTCAGCTGTGAATTTAGTCACAGAACTTCAAAGATTTGGATTTGTAGTATCTCGTGATATATATGATTATCTAATTGCTGCTCTTTGTATGGAGAATCGACCATTTGCAGCGAAAGCTCTAATTGATCGAGTATCTGGCGACAGATATGAGCCTGGCAATATAGTCTATGGGGAGTTGATTGAATCTTTCTGCAGATGCAATTTCCCTGATGAGGCGTTATGCCTGAAAGCAGAGATGGTGTCAAAAGATTTGAAGCTCGATTTAGGTACATATAGAGCTATAATTAAATGTTTGTGTAAATCAGGCCGAAGTATGGAGGCTAACTCCTTGATGAGAGAAATGACAGATTGTCATATGCCACCTGATATTGAAGTTTGTAGAGCTTTAATAAATGGGCACTGTGTGGAAAACAATTTCCGCGAGGCACAATCGCTGTTAAGCTTCTTTGCTcaagaatttaaaatatttgacacAGTTTGTTACAACGCAATTATCAGGCTTATAAGTGCTGAAGGTGATATTGcaaaactgatgaaatttcaagataAGATGAGGAAAGTGGGTTTTGCGCCAAATCAGCTGACATGCAAGTATGTAATTGATGGATTGCAGAAAGCTGTGAGAGTCCACAAAATCAACATCTAA
- the LOC107863159 gene encoding pentatricopeptide repeat-containing protein At5g40400 isoform X2: MNLMNKLIISTCSNGQLVINSKNLHSRLNFSSLSSNCVQILTDYNESAKPISNPLHSFLPKTQNPQNTVSLICSALKNRENDHFALLRKTVQENGLVSYLSNNEISRVLLRCQSDSYSALSFFKWAKNDLGVKPNTQNYCLVIHILTWTKNFSQAMKLLSELVDLQRDGVESTLDVFESLVSLSGLCNWDPVVFDMLIKAFLKENMVKDGYRAFRKMVKRGICPSVITMNCLLTGLSKLNYSKKCWEVYTEMERIGVHPNSCTFNILTHVLCKDEDVSKVNDFLEKMEEEGFQPDIVTYNTLVSSYCRKGRMKDAVHLYQIMYVRCVSPDLFTYTSLINGFSRKGNVRDAHQLFIRMVDRGLKPDIILYNTLISGYCKEGMMQEARFLLHDMIGEAKALIDRVSGDRYEPGNIVYGELIESFCRCNFPDEALCLKAEMVSKDLKLDLGTYRAIIKCLCKSGRSMEANSLMREMTDCHMPPDIEVCRALINGHCVENNFREAQSLLSFFAQEFKIFDTVCYNAIIRLISAEGDIAKLMKFQDKMRKVGFAPNQLTCKYVIDGLQKAVRVHKINI, from the exons ATGAATCTAATGAACAAATTAATTATATCAACATGTTCAAATGGACAATTAGTCATTAATTCCAAGAATCTGCATTCAAGATTGAATttttcatcattatcatcaaattgtgTCCAAATTCTAACAGATTATAATGAGTCTGCTAAACCCATTTCAAACCCTCTTCACAGCTTCCTACCTAAAACCCAAAACCCCCAAAACACAGTTAGTCTAATCTGTTCAGCTCTAAAGAACAGAGAAAATGACCATTTTGCCCTCCTGAGAAAAACTGTTCAAGAAAATGGGCTTGTTAGTTATCTTAGTAATAATGAAATCTCTAGGGTGTTGTTGAGATGCCAGTCTGATTCATATAGTGCTCTTAGTTTCTTCAAATGGGCCAAGAATGATTTGGGTGTGAAGCCAAACACTCAAAATTATTGTCTTGTTATTCATATATTGACTTGGACAAAGAACTTTTCACAAGCAATGAAACTTTTGTCTGAATTGGTTGATTTGCAAAGAGATGGAGTGGAGAGTACTTTGGATGTGTTTGAAAGTTTGGTTTCGTTGAGCGGTTTATGTAATTGGGATCCTGTTGTGTTTGACATGTTAATTAAGGCTTTTCTTAAAGAGAATATGGTGAAGGATGGGTATAGAGCTTTTAGAAAGATGGTGAAGCGTGGGATTTGCCCGAGTGTTATTACTATGAACTGTCTTTTAACTGGTCTTTCGAAGTTGAATTATAGCAAAAAATGTTGGGAAGTTTATACTGAAATGGAAAGAATTGGGGTGCACCCGAATTCATGTACGTTCAATATATTAACTCATGTTTTGTGCAAGGATGAAGATGTGAGCAAGGTTAATGACTTCTTGGAGAAAATGGAGGAAGAAGGGTTTCAACCTGATATAGTTACATATAATACATTAGTTAGTAGCTATTGTAGGAAAGGAAGAATGAAAGATGCAGTTCACTTGTATCAAATTATGTACGTTAGATGCGTATCACCGGATTTGTTCACGTATACGTCTTTGATAAATGGCTTTAGCAGAAAGGGAAATGTGAGGGATGCTCATCAGTTGTTTATAAGGATGGTTGACAGAGGGTTAAAACCAGATATTATTTTGTATAACACTCTTATTTCTGGTTACTGCAAAGAGGGGATGATGCAAGAGGCACGTTTTCTGTTGCATGACATGATTGGAGAAG CGAAAGCTCTAATTGATCGAGTATCTGGCGACAGATATGAGCCTGGCAATATAGTCTATGGGGAGTTGATTGAATCTTTCTGCAGATGCAATTTCCCTGATGAGGCGTTATGCCTGAAAGCAGAGATGGTGTCAAAAGATTTGAAGCTCGATTTAGGTACATATAGAGCTATAATTAAATGTTTGTGTAAATCAGGCCGAAGTATGGAGGCTAACTCCTTGATGAGAGAAATGACAGATTGTCATATGCCACCTGATATTGAAGTTTGTAGAGCTTTAATAAATGGGCACTGTGTGGAAAACAATTTCCGCGAGGCACAATCGCTGTTAAGCTTCTTTGCTcaagaatttaaaatatttgacacAGTTTGTTACAACGCAATTATCAGGCTTATAAGTGCTGAAGGTGATATTGcaaaactgatgaaatttcaagataAGATGAGGAAAGTGGGTTTTGCGCCAAATCAGCTGACATGCAAGTATGTAATTGATGGATTGCAGAAAGCTGTGAGAGTCCACAAAATCAACATCTAA
- the LOC107863159 gene encoding pentatricopeptide repeat-containing protein At5g40400 isoform X3, with product MNLMNKLIISTCSNGQLVINSKNLHSRLNFSSLSSNCVQILTDYNESAKPISNPLHSFLPKTQNPQNTVSLICSALKNRENDHFALLRKTVQENGLVSYLSNNEISRVLLRCQSDSYSALSFFKWAKNDLGVKPNTQNYCLVIHILTWTKNFSQAMKLLSELVDLQRDGVESTLDVFESLVSLSGLCNWDPVVFDMLIKAFLKENMVKDGYRAFRKMVKRGICPSVITMNCLLTGLSKLNYSKKCWEVYTEMERIGVHPNSCTFNILTHVLCKDEDVSKVNDFLEKMEEEGFQPDIVTYNTLVSSYCRKGRMKDAVHLYQIMYVRCVSPDLFTYTSLINGFSRKGNVRDAHQLFIRMVDRGLKPDIILYNTLISGYCKEGMMQEARFLLHDMIGEGMYPDKFTCSVLVQGYQKQDNLVSAVNLVTELQRFGFVVSRDIYDYLIAALCMENRPFAAKALIDRVSGDRYEPGNIVYGELIESFCRCNFPDEALCLKAEMVSKDLKLDLGL from the exons ATGAATCTAATGAACAAATTAATTATATCAACATGTTCAAATGGACAATTAGTCATTAATTCCAAGAATCTGCATTCAAGATTGAATttttcatcattatcatcaaattgtgTCCAAATTCTAACAGATTATAATGAGTCTGCTAAACCCATTTCAAACCCTCTTCACAGCTTCCTACCTAAAACCCAAAACCCCCAAAACACAGTTAGTCTAATCTGTTCAGCTCTAAAGAACAGAGAAAATGACCATTTTGCCCTCCTGAGAAAAACTGTTCAAGAAAATGGGCTTGTTAGTTATCTTAGTAATAATGAAATCTCTAGGGTGTTGTTGAGATGCCAGTCTGATTCATATAGTGCTCTTAGTTTCTTCAAATGGGCCAAGAATGATTTGGGTGTGAAGCCAAACACTCAAAATTATTGTCTTGTTATTCATATATTGACTTGGACAAAGAACTTTTCACAAGCAATGAAACTTTTGTCTGAATTGGTTGATTTGCAAAGAGATGGAGTGGAGAGTACTTTGGATGTGTTTGAAAGTTTGGTTTCGTTGAGCGGTTTATGTAATTGGGATCCTGTTGTGTTTGACATGTTAATTAAGGCTTTTCTTAAAGAGAATATGGTGAAGGATGGGTATAGAGCTTTTAGAAAGATGGTGAAGCGTGGGATTTGCCCGAGTGTTATTACTATGAACTGTCTTTTAACTGGTCTTTCGAAGTTGAATTATAGCAAAAAATGTTGGGAAGTTTATACTGAAATGGAAAGAATTGGGGTGCACCCGAATTCATGTACGTTCAATATATTAACTCATGTTTTGTGCAAGGATGAAGATGTGAGCAAGGTTAATGACTTCTTGGAGAAAATGGAGGAAGAAGGGTTTCAACCTGATATAGTTACATATAATACATTAGTTAGTAGCTATTGTAGGAAAGGAAGAATGAAAGATGCAGTTCACTTGTATCAAATTATGTACGTTAGATGCGTATCACCGGATTTGTTCACGTATACGTCTTTGATAAATGGCTTTAGCAGAAAGGGAAATGTGAGGGATGCTCATCAGTTGTTTATAAGGATGGTTGACAGAGGGTTAAAACCAGATATTATTTTGTATAACACTCTTATTTCTGGTTACTGCAAAGAGGGGATGATGCAAGAGGCACGTTTTCTGTTGCATGACATGATTGGAGAAGGTATGTACCCTGATAAGTTCACTTGTTCAGTTCTTGTACAAGGATATCAAAAACAAGATAATTTGGTTTCAGCTGTGAATTTAGTCACAGAACTTCAAAGATTTGGATTTGTAGTATCTCGTGATATATATGATTATCTAATTGCTGCTCTTTGTATGGAGAATCGACCATTTGCAGCGAAAGCTCTAATTGATCGAGTATCTGGCGACAGATATGAGCCTGGCAATATAGTCTATGGGGAGTTGATTGAATCTTTCTGCAGATGCAATTTCCCTGATGAGGCGTTATGCCTGAAAGCAGAGATGGTGTCAAAAGATTTGAAGCTCGATTTAG GCTTATAA
- the LOC107866133 gene encoding probable WRKY transcription factor 30, translating to MVQQLTFKSSLHRFCLVFHVNTHFPIELISVMDNYGADNTNVEFNRIINELTQGRDLVQQLQLHLNAPNYNSSASFENTREILLHNIQSKFDKALSILQYNSTTGDNSNSPLTHSTSPAIPVFGVSDSPRSSPPHSEDSDRDLESKDPHATRKRKSTTPRWTKQVQIHPGAPLEGTLDDGFSWRKYGQKDILGAKHPRGYYRCTLRHVQGCLATKQVQRSDEDPTIFEVTYRGRHTCSQGGGGGASASNVHPAPLPLVVTIPQNQEPNLGNHEQYQLIPAPHQNSPEILLDFQKNLSISKDDFNFNTHHDHPNNVPYIPPYSNFPSSSSSHVNTDHQDYTFVANFSTIPINNFVENFPPSSNNMSAGTSQMNNADYQFNSMGFESNFPYNYQGFSS from the exons ATGGTTCAGCAACtaacttttaaatcttctttacACCGTTTTTGTCTGGTATTCCACGTAAACACACACTTCCCAATCGAGTTAATTTCTGTAATGGACAATTACGGAGCTGACAATACTAATGTTGAGTTTAATAGGATCATAAATGAATTAACACAAGGTCGGGACCTTGTTCAACAACTCCAGCTCCATCTCAATGCTCCTAACTATAATTCCTCTGCTTCATTCGAAAACACCCGGGAAATCTTGCTTCACAATATCCAGTCCAAATTTGACAAGGCTCTGTCCATACTCCAATACAATAGTACTACCGGAGACAATTCTAATTCACCACTAACACATTCTACTTCCCCTGCCATTCCTGTTTTTGGAGTGTCTGATTCTCCACGATCGAGCCCTCCTCATAGTGAAGATTCTGATCGTGACCTCGAATCCAAAGATCCTCATGCTACCCGCAAGAG AAAGAGCACCACTCCACGGTGGACAAAGCAAGTTCAAATTCATCCAGGAGCACCACTTGAAGGGACTCTTGATGATGGTTTTAGTTGGAGAAAATATGGGCAGAAAGATATTCTTGGTGCCAAACATCCAAG AGGTTACTACAGATGCACGCTTCGACATGTCCAAGGTTGTTTGGCCACGAAACAAGTTCAAAGATCCGATGAAGATCCCACCATTTTCGAAGTCACTTATCGTGGAAGGCACACTTGCAGtcaaggtggtggtggtggtgctagTGCCAGTAATGTGCATCCAGCACCACTACCTTTGGTTGTAACaatacctcaaaatcaagaaccaaacttaggaaatcatgAACAATATCAACTTATCCCCGCACCACATCAAAATTCACCTGAAATTCTCTTGGATTTTCAGAAAAACCTCAGTATCTCCAAAGATGACTTCAACTTCAATACTCACCATGATCATCCTAACAATGTGCCATATATTCCCCCGTATAGTAATTTCCCTTCATCATCGTCGTCCCACGTTAACACTGATCATCAAGATTACACCTTTGTGGCTAATTTCTCTACAATTCCAATCAACAACTTTGTGGAGAATTTTCCTCCTTCCTCTAATAATATGTCTGCAGGAACTTCTCAAATGAACAATGCAGACTACCAATTTAACTCAATGGGTTTTGAATCAAACTTCCCGTATAATtatcaaggattctcttcctaA